The sequence AACCGAGAAGATTCCATCACACACAGGTATATCGAAAGGCACGAAGAACCGATAGACCAGTGTCTGATCATCCATAAAAACGGTAAAATCCTCCACCACAGAAGGAGACAGTGTTGTATTACCCGTACTGACATATGTGAAGTAATCAAAATCAGCAAGATTCGAAAAGGCGTTCTCATATACCAGATCAACCTCAGATGAGCTGAAACTGCCGTTACCGTTCACATCCCAATCATTCACAATAGATGCTGTAAACATTGGATCAAAGAACCAGGTTATCTCCAGCCCGTCCAATTGATTTCCGGAAAGACGAACCTCAAGCTTTGTATCAATGAACATATGAGGGTGAGCGTAAGCGGCAGCGAACGCGCTCAACAGGCAAATGACATACAACCATTTACGAAACACTGGTTTGCTCCCCTTATATTCACACCGCTCAATAGCATAATATCCGTTCATGTTACAGGTGTCAATTTAGCTTCTCCTGCAGCGCTTACTCCTCCGGGAGTTCGAAAAGCGGTATGTTTTTCTTCTTCCTCAGCCAGTTCATGCCTTTCAGAACCGGGGTTTTCCGCAGCACAAACAGAAAAGCCTTCCTTTCCCCCGGAATATCCGTCAGTATTATTCCGATAATCAGTGTAATCAGGCCCTGACCGGGAAGGACAATCATGGCAAGACCCATGATAATAAGAACAATTCCTATAATGTTCTTTACAACCAGATACAGAATGTGCAGAGGGAACGGAACCCAGGCTGGTTTTGATCTGATCTTTCTTTTCTTAAAATAATCAGCTGGAAGGTTCTGGATAAAAAAGGGAACAAGAATGATGGAGACCAGGAGCATGGCCAGAGAAATCCCGCTGATAAGAAATTTATGGGCCTTCGCGAAATCAATGATCAGGTTCACTATTCTCATGAAACGATTCTATTTCGACCAATCCGGATAAGTCGGATAAGTATATCCCGAATCGAATTCCACTTCTTCCCTGACAAGTTCTCCGTACAGGCCGGGACGCCTGTCTATCAGGTAGTTGTGGTCAAC comes from Candidatus Aegiribacteria sp. and encodes:
- a CDS encoding DUF1007 family protein, with product MFRKWLYVICLLSAFAAAYAHPHMFIDTKLEVRLSGNQLDGLEITWFFDPMFTASIVNDWDVNGNGSFSSSEVDLVYENAFSNLADFDYFTYVSTGNTTLSPSVVEDFTVFMDDQTLVYRFFVPFDIPVCDGIFSVAIYDHTYYCDILYCSDSPITLAGSGSSNASFQIVLNDNIEILYGGAVSVSRDGKTYSGTAYPQQVVVTMEGN